From the genome of Halictus rubicundus isolate RS-2024b chromosome 2, iyHalRubi1_principal, whole genome shotgun sequence, one region includes:
- the LOC143365545 gene encoding acyl-CoA:lysophosphatidylglycerol acyltransferase 1 isoform X1, with product MTDFSSSSTFARLISKVLTFTKCMARTCFVILNNVYCIPTYVVWMTLLFPVKVYQPQVYWRIEGLFFHWLLAMVSTWTWSAGYDIIEQGDDIQKLVGDRTLVIANHQSTGDVPMLMTTFNAKPNVLPNLMWIMDRIFKFTNFGIVSILHEDFFIVSGRKKREESLKQLEKHLKESYIPLNREWMVLFPEGGFLCKRRETSQKFAKKNNLPILENVTLPRLGALQTIFDTVGPSQNNNRSNQELDNRASMTVAKPEINWVLDITIAYPQGKPIDLPTIITGSRPSCETVLFYRVFPSSVVPREPELLSKWLYDRWVEKEALLDNFYKYGTFVGTRASSNEGSKIHQDPLRFLVLHLFFITSSYIHYNILTYMLSCFW from the exons ATGACTGACTTTTCTTCGTCTTCTACTTTCGCAAG GCTAATCAGTAAAGTATTGACTTTTACAAAATGTATGGCTCGAACTTGCTTTGTGATATTAAACAATGTTTATTGTATACCAACGTACGTAGTATGGATGACACTATTGTTTCCTGTGAAAGTTTATCAGCCTCAAGTATATTGGCGCATCGAAGGACTATTTTTCCATTGGCTATTAGCGATGGTATCAACGTGGACCTGGTCTGCAGGCTACGACA TAATAGAACAAGGTGATGATATACAGAAACTTGTTGGCGACAGAACATTAGTAATAGCGAACCATCAAAGTACCGGCGATGTTCCTATGCTAATGACAACATTTAATGCGAAACCAAATGTGTTGCCTAATCTGATGTGGATTATGGATAGGATTTTCAAATTTACAAACTTTGGTATAGTTTCTATTTTACATGAGGACTTCTTCATTGTTTCC GGTCGTAAAAAGAGGGAAGAAAGTTTAAAGCAACTGGAGAAACATCTGAAGGAATCGTACATTCCACTGAATAGAGAATGGATGGTTCTGTTTCCAGAAGGAGGTTTTTTATGTAAAAGGAGAGAGACTTCGCAAAAGTTTGCTAAAAAGAATAATCTTCCTATTTTGGAGAATGTAACGTTGCCACGTTTAGGAGCGTTGCAGACTATATTTGATACAGTTGGTCCATCGCAGAATAATAATAGATCAAATCAAGAATTAGATAATAGAGCAA GTATGACAGTAGCAAAGCCTGAAATCAATTGGGTTCTTGATATAACAATAGCATATCCTCAAGGTAAACCCATTGACTTACCTACGATTATAACTGGTTCCAGACCATCGTGTGAGACAGTACTGTTTTACCGAGTTTTTCCTAGTTCAGTG GTTCCTCGGGAACCAGAATTATTATCTAAATGGTTGTATGATAGGTGGGTTGAGAAAGAAGCACTTTTGGATAACTTTTATAAATATGGAACATTTGTTGGCACACGAGCATCGTCGAATGAAGGTTCCAAGATCCATCAGGATCCATTAAGATTCCTAGTccttcatttattttttataacgtCTAGTTATATTCATTACAATATATTAACATATATGCTCTCTTGCTTCTGGTAA
- the LOC143365545 gene encoding acyl-CoA:lysophosphatidylglycerol acyltransferase 1 isoform X2: MLISKVLTFTKCMARTCFVILNNVYCIPTYVVWMTLLFPVKVYQPQVYWRIEGLFFHWLLAMVSTWTWSAGYDIIEQGDDIQKLVGDRTLVIANHQSTGDVPMLMTTFNAKPNVLPNLMWIMDRIFKFTNFGIVSILHEDFFIVSGRKKREESLKQLEKHLKESYIPLNREWMVLFPEGGFLCKRRETSQKFAKKNNLPILENVTLPRLGALQTIFDTVGPSQNNNRSNQELDNRASMTVAKPEINWVLDITIAYPQGKPIDLPTIITGSRPSCETVLFYRVFPSSVVPREPELLSKWLYDRWVEKEALLDNFYKYGTFVGTRASSNEGSKIHQDPLRFLVLHLFFITSSYIHYNILTYMLSCFW; this comes from the exons AT GCTAATCAGTAAAGTATTGACTTTTACAAAATGTATGGCTCGAACTTGCTTTGTGATATTAAACAATGTTTATTGTATACCAACGTACGTAGTATGGATGACACTATTGTTTCCTGTGAAAGTTTATCAGCCTCAAGTATATTGGCGCATCGAAGGACTATTTTTCCATTGGCTATTAGCGATGGTATCAACGTGGACCTGGTCTGCAGGCTACGACA TAATAGAACAAGGTGATGATATACAGAAACTTGTTGGCGACAGAACATTAGTAATAGCGAACCATCAAAGTACCGGCGATGTTCCTATGCTAATGACAACATTTAATGCGAAACCAAATGTGTTGCCTAATCTGATGTGGATTATGGATAGGATTTTCAAATTTACAAACTTTGGTATAGTTTCTATTTTACATGAGGACTTCTTCATTGTTTCC GGTCGTAAAAAGAGGGAAGAAAGTTTAAAGCAACTGGAGAAACATCTGAAGGAATCGTACATTCCACTGAATAGAGAATGGATGGTTCTGTTTCCAGAAGGAGGTTTTTTATGTAAAAGGAGAGAGACTTCGCAAAAGTTTGCTAAAAAGAATAATCTTCCTATTTTGGAGAATGTAACGTTGCCACGTTTAGGAGCGTTGCAGACTATATTTGATACAGTTGGTCCATCGCAGAATAATAATAGATCAAATCAAGAATTAGATAATAGAGCAA GTATGACAGTAGCAAAGCCTGAAATCAATTGGGTTCTTGATATAACAATAGCATATCCTCAAGGTAAACCCATTGACTTACCTACGATTATAACTGGTTCCAGACCATCGTGTGAGACAGTACTGTTTTACCGAGTTTTTCCTAGTTCAGTG GTTCCTCGGGAACCAGAATTATTATCTAAATGGTTGTATGATAGGTGGGTTGAGAAAGAAGCACTTTTGGATAACTTTTATAAATATGGAACATTTGTTGGCACACGAGCATCGTCGAATGAAGGTTCCAAGATCCATCAGGATCCATTAAGATTCCTAGTccttcatttattttttataacgtCTAGTTATATTCATTACAATATATTAACATATATGCTCTCTTGCTTCTGGTAA
- the LOC143365542 gene encoding fumarate hydratase, mitochondrial isoform X2 encodes MDEGKEFRIEKDTFGELKVPADKYYGAQTMRSVMNFPIGDTFERMPYGVIVAMGILKKAAAEVNKEFGMDAKVADAISKAADDVISGKLYNDHFPLVIWQTGSGTQTNMNTNEVISNRAIELLGGELGSKKPVHPNDHVNKSQSSNDTFPTAMHIAVALEIDKVLFPGLQCLCEVLHEKAEEWKDIIKIGRTHTQDAVPLTLGQEFSGYATQVANGIARVKSTLPRLYELALGGTAVGTGLNTPVGFAEKAAKRIAKLTGLPFVTAPNKFEALAAHDAIVEVSGALNTVAVSIMKIANDIRFLGSGPRCGLGELSLPENEPGSSIMPGKVNPTQCEAITMVCCQVMGNHVTTTIAGSNGHFELNVFKPVIVANTLRSARLLGDAAATFTKNCVAGIKPNTDKISKLLNESLMLVTALNPHIGYDKAAAIAKQAHKENLTLKESALKNGVTEEQFKDWVKPENMIGPK; translated from the exons aTG GATGAAGGCAAGGAATTTCGTATCGAGAAAGATACTTTCGGGGAGCTCAAGGTTCCAGCTGACAAATACTATGGAGCTCAGACCATGCGATCGGTTATGAATTTTCCCATTGGTGATACTTTCGAACGCATGCCC TATGGTGTTATTGTGGCGATGGGTATATTAAAAAAAGCAGCAGCAGAAGTGAATAAGGAATTTGGTATGGATGCAAAAGTAGCAGATGCTATTAGCAAAGCCGCAGACGATGTTATTAGTGGCAAACTGTACAACGATCATTTCCCATTGGTAATTTGGCAAACAGGATCTGGTACGCAAACCAATATGAATACCAACGAG GTAATCTCGAATCGCGCTATTGAATTACTTGGCGGTGAATTGGGATCGAAGAAACCTGTTCATCCGAATGATCATGTAAATAAATCTCAAAGTAGTAACGACACATTTCCCACTGCCATGCACATAGCAGTTGCATTGGAGATTGATAAGGTACTTTTCCCTGGATTGCAATGTCTGTGCGAAGTTTTGCATGAAAAAGCTGAAGAATGGAAAGATATTATAAAGATTGGTAGGACTCATACTCAGGATGCGGTACCCTTAACGTTAGGACAAGAATTTTCAG GTTATGCAACACAAGTGGCAAATGGTATTGCAAGAGTAAAAAGCACTCTTCCACGGTTGTATGAATTGGCACTCGGCGGTACTGCGGTGGGTACTGGACTGAATACACCGGTAGGTTTTGCGGAGAAAGCAGCAAAGAGAATTGCAAAACTCACTGGTTTACCATTTGTGACTGCTCCGAACAAGTTCGAAGCTCTAGCAGCACACGACGCTATTGTTGAAGTGTCTGGTGCACTTAATACAGTTGCAGTTTCGATTATGAAG ATAGCTAATGATATTCGGTTTTTGGGAAGCGGACCACGTTGTGGTTTGGGAGAACTGTCTCTCCCCGAAAATGAACCAGGAAGTTCAATTATGCCTGGTAAGGTAAATCCGACACAATGTGAAGCGATCACGATGGTTTGTTGTCAAGTTATGGGGAATCATGTTACAACAACAATTGCTGGAAGCAACGGCCACTTTGAACTGAATGTGTTTAAGCCAGTTATTGTTGCAAATACACTGAGATCTGCAAGACTTTTGGGCGATGCGGCCGCTACGTTTACAAAGAACTGCGTCGCTGGCATTAAACCAAACACTGACAAGATTAGTAAACTTTTGAACGAAAGCTTGATGCTTGTCACTGCATTAAATCCGCATATCGGTTACGATAAG GCTGCCGCGATTGCCAAGCAAGCTCACAAAGAAAATTTAACACTAAAAGAATCGGCACTGAAGAACGGCGTGACCGAAGAACAGTTTAAAGACTGGGTCAAACCCGAGAACATGATTGGTCCAAAATAA
- the LOC143365542 gene encoding fumarate hydratase, mitochondrial isoform X1, translating to MTLNLLRCSLVTRGLRELKESSGFLTLRLSLRTSAVSKGSKDEGKEFRIEKDTFGELKVPADKYYGAQTMRSVMNFPIGDTFERMPYGVIVAMGILKKAAAEVNKEFGMDAKVADAISKAADDVISGKLYNDHFPLVIWQTGSGTQTNMNTNEVISNRAIELLGGELGSKKPVHPNDHVNKSQSSNDTFPTAMHIAVALEIDKVLFPGLQCLCEVLHEKAEEWKDIIKIGRTHTQDAVPLTLGQEFSGYATQVANGIARVKSTLPRLYELALGGTAVGTGLNTPVGFAEKAAKRIAKLTGLPFVTAPNKFEALAAHDAIVEVSGALNTVAVSIMKIANDIRFLGSGPRCGLGELSLPENEPGSSIMPGKVNPTQCEAITMVCCQVMGNHVTTTIAGSNGHFELNVFKPVIVANTLRSARLLGDAAATFTKNCVAGIKPNTDKISKLLNESLMLVTALNPHIGYDKAAAIAKQAHKENLTLKESALKNGVTEEQFKDWVKPENMIGPK from the exons ATGACGTTGAATTTATTAAGATGTTCCCTCGTTACTCGTGGGTTAAGGGAACTTAAGGAATCGTCGGGATTTTTAACATTACGTCTGTCACTGAGAACATCAGCGGTTTCCAAAGGCAGTAAG GATGAAGGCAAGGAATTTCGTATCGAGAAAGATACTTTCGGGGAGCTCAAGGTTCCAGCTGACAAATACTATGGAGCTCAGACCATGCGATCGGTTATGAATTTTCCCATTGGTGATACTTTCGAACGCATGCCC TATGGTGTTATTGTGGCGATGGGTATATTAAAAAAAGCAGCAGCAGAAGTGAATAAGGAATTTGGTATGGATGCAAAAGTAGCAGATGCTATTAGCAAAGCCGCAGACGATGTTATTAGTGGCAAACTGTACAACGATCATTTCCCATTGGTAATTTGGCAAACAGGATCTGGTACGCAAACCAATATGAATACCAACGAG GTAATCTCGAATCGCGCTATTGAATTACTTGGCGGTGAATTGGGATCGAAGAAACCTGTTCATCCGAATGATCATGTAAATAAATCTCAAAGTAGTAACGACACATTTCCCACTGCCATGCACATAGCAGTTGCATTGGAGATTGATAAGGTACTTTTCCCTGGATTGCAATGTCTGTGCGAAGTTTTGCATGAAAAAGCTGAAGAATGGAAAGATATTATAAAGATTGGTAGGACTCATACTCAGGATGCGGTACCCTTAACGTTAGGACAAGAATTTTCAG GTTATGCAACACAAGTGGCAAATGGTATTGCAAGAGTAAAAAGCACTCTTCCACGGTTGTATGAATTGGCACTCGGCGGTACTGCGGTGGGTACTGGACTGAATACACCGGTAGGTTTTGCGGAGAAAGCAGCAAAGAGAATTGCAAAACTCACTGGTTTACCATTTGTGACTGCTCCGAACAAGTTCGAAGCTCTAGCAGCACACGACGCTATTGTTGAAGTGTCTGGTGCACTTAATACAGTTGCAGTTTCGATTATGAAG ATAGCTAATGATATTCGGTTTTTGGGAAGCGGACCACGTTGTGGTTTGGGAGAACTGTCTCTCCCCGAAAATGAACCAGGAAGTTCAATTATGCCTGGTAAGGTAAATCCGACACAATGTGAAGCGATCACGATGGTTTGTTGTCAAGTTATGGGGAATCATGTTACAACAACAATTGCTGGAAGCAACGGCCACTTTGAACTGAATGTGTTTAAGCCAGTTATTGTTGCAAATACACTGAGATCTGCAAGACTTTTGGGCGATGCGGCCGCTACGTTTACAAAGAACTGCGTCGCTGGCATTAAACCAAACACTGACAAGATTAGTAAACTTTTGAACGAAAGCTTGATGCTTGTCACTGCATTAAATCCGCATATCGGTTACGATAAG GCTGCCGCGATTGCCAAGCAAGCTCACAAAGAAAATTTAACACTAAAAGAATCGGCACTGAAGAACGGCGTGACCGAAGAACAGTTTAAAGACTGGGTCAAACCCGAGAACATGATTGGTCCAAAATAA
- the LOC143365542 gene encoding fumarate hydratase, mitochondrial isoform X3 has translation MDEGKEFRIEKDTFGELKVPADKYYGAQTMRSVMNFPIGDTFERMPYGVIVAMGILKKAAAEVNKEFGMDAKVADAISKAADDVISGKLYNDHFPLVIWQTGSGTQTNMNTNEVISNRAIELLGGELGSKKPVHPNDHVNKSQSSNDTFPTAMHIAVALEIDKVLFPGLQCLCEVLHEKAEEWKDIIKIGRTHTQDAVPLTLGQEFSGYATQVANGIARVKSTLPRLYELALGGTAVGTGLNTPVGFAEKAAKRIAKLTGLPFVTAPNKFEALAAHDAIVEVSGALNTVAVSIMKIANDIRFLGSGPRCGLGELSLPENEPGSSIMPGKVNPTQCEAITMVCCQVMGNHVTTTIAGSNGHFELNVFKPVIVANTLRSARLLGDAAATFTKNCVAGIKPNTDKISKLLNESLMLVTALNPHIGYDKAAAIAKQAHKENLTLKESALKNGVTEEQFKDWVKPENMIGPK, from the exons ATG GATGAAGGCAAGGAATTTCGTATCGAGAAAGATACTTTCGGGGAGCTCAAGGTTCCAGCTGACAAATACTATGGAGCTCAGACCATGCGATCGGTTATGAATTTTCCCATTGGTGATACTTTCGAACGCATGCCC TATGGTGTTATTGTGGCGATGGGTATATTAAAAAAAGCAGCAGCAGAAGTGAATAAGGAATTTGGTATGGATGCAAAAGTAGCAGATGCTATTAGCAAAGCCGCAGACGATGTTATTAGTGGCAAACTGTACAACGATCATTTCCCATTGGTAATTTGGCAAACAGGATCTGGTACGCAAACCAATATGAATACCAACGAG GTAATCTCGAATCGCGCTATTGAATTACTTGGCGGTGAATTGGGATCGAAGAAACCTGTTCATCCGAATGATCATGTAAATAAATCTCAAAGTAGTAACGACACATTTCCCACTGCCATGCACATAGCAGTTGCATTGGAGATTGATAAGGTACTTTTCCCTGGATTGCAATGTCTGTGCGAAGTTTTGCATGAAAAAGCTGAAGAATGGAAAGATATTATAAAGATTGGTAGGACTCATACTCAGGATGCGGTACCCTTAACGTTAGGACAAGAATTTTCAG GTTATGCAACACAAGTGGCAAATGGTATTGCAAGAGTAAAAAGCACTCTTCCACGGTTGTATGAATTGGCACTCGGCGGTACTGCGGTGGGTACTGGACTGAATACACCGGTAGGTTTTGCGGAGAAAGCAGCAAAGAGAATTGCAAAACTCACTGGTTTACCATTTGTGACTGCTCCGAACAAGTTCGAAGCTCTAGCAGCACACGACGCTATTGTTGAAGTGTCTGGTGCACTTAATACAGTTGCAGTTTCGATTATGAAG ATAGCTAATGATATTCGGTTTTTGGGAAGCGGACCACGTTGTGGTTTGGGAGAACTGTCTCTCCCCGAAAATGAACCAGGAAGTTCAATTATGCCTGGTAAGGTAAATCCGACACAATGTGAAGCGATCACGATGGTTTGTTGTCAAGTTATGGGGAATCATGTTACAACAACAATTGCTGGAAGCAACGGCCACTTTGAACTGAATGTGTTTAAGCCAGTTATTGTTGCAAATACACTGAGATCTGCAAGACTTTTGGGCGATGCGGCCGCTACGTTTACAAAGAACTGCGTCGCTGGCATTAAACCAAACACTGACAAGATTAGTAAACTTTTGAACGAAAGCTTGATGCTTGTCACTGCATTAAATCCGCATATCGGTTACGATAAG GCTGCCGCGATTGCCAAGCAAGCTCACAAAGAAAATTTAACACTAAAAGAATCGGCACTGAAGAACGGCGTGACCGAAGAACAGTTTAAAGACTGGGTCAAACCCGAGAACATGATTGGTCCAAAATAA